From a region of the Syntrophorhabdus sp. genome:
- a CDS encoding sigma-54-dependent Fis family transcriptional regulator: MEKGRVIIVEDEENILSMLGEFLTANGYAVEPYIDSRKALSALKNNGYHVLITDLMMPKVDGLQLINFIQKEYLDTLGIVMTGYGSMESAISAMRCGAFDYILKPFKFEEVLATVDSAMYYFNLLKSDNIPKGLTLKANLLRRYSENKMVRENTILRSALKDKYRFENIIGVSFPMQKVFEMIERVADTSATVLITGESGVGKEVVARAIHYNSSKRDNPLVVVNCGAIPETLLESELFGYEKGAFTGAVNTRLGRFELAAGGSIFLDEIGDMSFNLQVKLLRVLQEKSFERIGGSKTIKVDVRIIAATNRKLEDLVSENKFREDLYYRLNVVPIEIPPLRERRQDIPLLVNFFLEQSNRINSAAIEGFSEEAMKALMEYDFPGNVRELQNVVERMVVLKREGHIDIEDLPEKLYSQEKEEMPVPQIDIDKGYDTLVSEFEKTLIMKALTETQGVKSKAAQALNINRTTLIEKMKRLGLD, translated from the coding sequence ATGGAAAAAGGAAGGGTCATCATTGTTGAGGATGAGGAGAATATCCTCTCCATGCTCGGTGAGTTTCTCACAGCCAACGGGTATGCCGTCGAGCCTTACATTGACAGCAGAAAGGCCCTTTCGGCCCTGAAGAACAACGGGTACCACGTCCTGATAACGGACCTCATGATGCCCAAGGTCGACGGGCTCCAGCTTATCAACTTCATCCAGAAGGAATACCTCGATACCCTCGGCATCGTCATGACCGGCTACGGCAGCATGGAAAGCGCCATCAGCGCCATGCGGTGCGGCGCCTTCGACTATATTCTCAAACCCTTCAAGTTCGAAGAGGTCCTCGCGACAGTGGACTCGGCCATGTACTACTTCAATCTCCTCAAGAGTGACAACATTCCCAAGGGGCTCACGCTCAAGGCGAATCTCCTGAGGCGGTATTCGGAGAACAAGATGGTCCGGGAGAACACCATCCTGAGGTCGGCGCTCAAGGACAAGTACAGGTTCGAGAACATCATCGGGGTGAGCTTTCCCATGCAGAAGGTCTTCGAGATGATCGAGCGCGTGGCCGACACCAGCGCCACGGTGCTCATCACCGGTGAGAGCGGCGTGGGCAAGGAGGTGGTGGCGAGGGCCATCCACTACAATTCGTCCAAGAGGGACAACCCCCTCGTCGTGGTGAATTGTGGAGCCATACCGGAGACCCTCCTGGAAAGCGAGCTTTTCGGCTATGAGAAGGGCGCTTTCACGGGTGCCGTCAATACCCGCCTCGGCAGGTTCGAGCTCGCGGCGGGTGGCTCGATCTTTCTCGATGAGATCGGCGACATGAGCTTCAACCTCCAGGTCAAGCTCCTGAGGGTCCTCCAGGAGAAGTCTTTCGAACGCATCGGCGGCTCGAAGACGATCAAGGTCGATGTGCGGATCATTGCCGCCACGAACCGCAAGCTGGAAGACCTGGTCAGCGAGAACAAATTCCGCGAGGACCTTTACTATCGGCTCAACGTTGTACCCATCGAGATCCCGCCTCTCAGGGAGCGGCGCCAGGACATCCCGCTTCTCGTCAATTTCTTTCTCGAACAATCGAACAGGATAAACTCCGCGGCCATCGAGGGTTTTTCCGAAGAGGCCATGAAGGCCCTTATGGAGTATGATTTTCCCGGCAACGTCAGGGAATTGCAGAACGTTGTGGAGCGCATGGTGGTCCTCAAGAGGGAAGGGCACATCGACATAGAGGACCTCCCCGAGAAGCTTTACAGCCAGGAAAAGGAAGAGATGCCTGTCCCGCAGATCGACATCGACAAGGGATACGACACGCTCGTCTCCGAGTTTGAAAAGACCCTCATAATGAAGGCCCTCAC
- a CDS encoding peptidoglycan DD-metalloendopeptidase family protein: MKLKRLKKKYMTSVTILVVPHSKSQPLKLRLPVAGLLACMALAVVGAVYITIAGVKTAEYYVMKTRLSYFTREFTALKQSITSLKETNNELSRLVELKSKNDILKSAQFSDSGSINIEAIKKEMMETIESVAEIKKYITEQKNIYLATPRGWPMEGQISSGFGSRHHPVTGVRQHHSGLDIRAPRGTPVKVTADGIVTYSGWSGGNGNIIVVEHGHGFSTAYAHNKENLVTVGQKVRKGQDIALTGSTGMSTGPHLHYEVWRNGRPVDPAHYLKDG, translated from the coding sequence ATGAAACTGAAGCGTCTCAAGAAAAAATACATGACGTCCGTTACCATCCTGGTCGTCCCTCACTCCAAGTCCCAGCCCCTCAAACTGAGGCTGCCGGTGGCGGGTCTTCTGGCCTGCATGGCCCTGGCGGTCGTCGGGGCCGTGTATATCACGATCGCCGGGGTCAAGACGGCGGAATACTACGTCATGAAGACCAGGCTCTCCTATTTCACGAGGGAGTTCACCGCGCTCAAACAGAGCATCACCTCGCTCAAGGAAACCAACAACGAGCTTTCACGGCTCGTAGAGCTCAAATCGAAGAACGATATCCTCAAATCCGCCCAGTTCAGCGACTCGGGATCGATCAATATCGAGGCCATCAAGAAAGAGATGATGGAAACCATAGAATCGGTGGCGGAGATCAAGAAGTACATCACCGAACAGAAGAACATCTATCTCGCGACTCCCCGGGGATGGCCCATGGAGGGGCAGATCAGTTCGGGTTTCGGAAGTCGTCATCATCCCGTCACGGGGGTACGGCAGCACCATTCGGGGCTTGACATCCGCGCTCCCCGGGGGACACCCGTCAAGGTCACCGCGGACGGCATCGTCACCTACTCGGGCTGGTCGGGAGGCAACGGCAATATCATCGTCGTCGAACACGGCCATGGCTTTTCCACCGCCTACGCGCACAACAAGGAAAACCTCGTCACCGTCGGTCAGAAGGTCAGGAAAGGACAGGACATCGCACTTACCGGTTCGACGGGCATGTCGACGGGTCCTCATCTCCACTACGAGGTGTGGAGGAACGGCAGGCCTGTCGATCCCGCTCACTATCTCAAGGACGGATAG
- a CDS encoding polymer-forming cytoskeletal protein, with protein sequence MANKKHEAGSLETLIGQDSIIRGEIISKGVVRLDGTLEGSIKADYLILGRSGSVKGDMAAREIVVDGTVEGDLEAEELVEINPDGAVEGNIRTAKLIITEGAFFSGTSFMERPRKVEKQEEEARELDESSREEEPPEEKKTLKRIFSFF encoded by the coding sequence ATGGCAAACAAGAAGCATGAAGCGGGGTCCCTGGAAACCCTCATAGGTCAGGACTCCATCATTCGGGGCGAGATAATCTCCAAGGGCGTCGTGAGGCTCGACGGCACCCTTGAAGGCAGCATTAAGGCCGACTACCTGATCCTGGGCAGATCGGGGTCCGTAAAGGGCGATATGGCGGCGCGGGAGATCGTCGTCGACGGCACCGTGGAGGGTGATCTTGAGGCTGAGGAACTCGTGGAGATAAACCCCGACGGCGCGGTGGAGGGCAACATACGCACCGCGAAGCTCATCATCACCGAAGGCGCTTTCTTCTCGGGAACCTCCTTCATGGAGAGACCCCGCAAGGTCGAAAAACAGGAAGAAGAGGCCCGGGAACTGGATGAATCCTCCCGGGAAGAGGAACCCCCCGAGGAAAAGAAGACGCTCAAGAGGATCTTTTCCTTCTTCTGA
- a CDS encoding polymer-forming cytoskeletal protein has product MIGEKKAATDFDEKDITTIVADDLEIKGTIRFKTSVMLKGVFEGEIYSEGLLVVGPTARVNASITTQTLVSHGEITGNVIANEQVTLKSTSIHNGDISTPNIIIENGSVFNGSCAMRAKDITVR; this is encoded by the coding sequence ATGATAGGCGAAAAGAAGGCAGCAACCGATTTCGATGAAAAGGACATCACGACCATCGTTGCCGATGACCTCGAGATCAAGGGCACCATACGGTTCAAAACATCGGTCATGTTGAAAGGCGTGTTCGAGGGCGAGATATACTCGGAGGGCCTCCTTGTCGTCGGACCCACCGCGCGCGTGAACGCGAGCATCACGACCCAGACGCTGGTATCCCACGGGGAGATCACGGGAAACGTGATAGCAAACGAGCAGGTGACGCTCAAGAGCACCTCGATCCACAACGGTGACATCTCGACACCCAACATCATCATAGAGAACGGCTCCGTATTCAACGGCTCATGCGCCATGAGGGCAAAGGACATCACGGTCAGGTAA